A DNA window from Gorilla gorilla gorilla isolate KB3781 chromosome 19, NHGRI_mGorGor1-v2.1_pri, whole genome shotgun sequence contains the following coding sequences:
- the ANKRA2 gene encoding ankyrin repeat family A protein 2 isoform X1: MATSTNLDIGAQLIVEECPSTYSLTGMPDIKIEHPLDPNSEEGSAQGVAMGMKFILPNRFDMNVCSRFVKSLNEEDSKNIQDQVNSDLEVASVLFKAECNIHTSPSPGIQVRHVYTPSTTKHFSPIKQSTTLTNKHRGNEVSTTPLLANSLSVHQLAAQGEMLYLATRIEQENVINHTDEEGFTPLMWAAAHGQIAVVEFLLQNGADPQLLGKGRESALSLACSKGYTDIVKMLLDCGVDVNEYDWNGGTPLLYAVHGNHVKCVKMLLESGADPTIETDSGYNSMDLAVALGYRSVQQVIESHLLKLLQNIKE, encoded by the exons ATGGCTACATCAACAAATCTGGATATTGGAGCCCAGCTTATAGTGGAAGAGTGTCCCAGCACTTATAGCCTAACTGGCATGCCAGACATTAAAATAGAACATCCACTGGACCCAAATTCAGAAGAAGGGTCAGCTCAGGGTGTTGCCATGGGAATGAAATTCATATTGCCTAACCGATTTGATATGAATGTGTGTTCTCGATTTGTGAAGTCCTTAAATGAAGAAGATAGTAAAAATATTCAAGATCAGGTTAACTCTGACCTGGAGGTGGCATCTGTCCTATTTAAAG CTGAATGCAATATCCATACATCTCCTTCTCCGGGAATTCAAGTAAGGCATGTCTACACCCCCTCTACAACAAAGCATTTCTCACCCATAAAACAGTCAACTACTTTAACCAACAAACACAGAGGAAATGAGGTCTCTACCACACCTCTGTTAGCAAATT CTTTGTCTGTTCACCAGTTGGCTGCTCAGGGAGAGATGCTCTATCTGGCTACTCGTATCGAACAAG aaaatgttatCAATCACACGGATGAAGAAGGATTTACTCCTCTGATGTGGGCTGCAGCACACGGGCAAATAGCTGTGGTAGAGTTCCTACTTCAGAAT GGTGCTGATCCCCAACTTTTAGGAAAAGGTCGAGAAAGTGCACTGTCGTTGGCCTGTAGTAAAGGCTACACAGATATTGTCAAAATGCTGCTTGATTGTGGAGTTGATGTAAATGAATATGATTGG AATGGAGGAACACCTCTGCTTTATGCTGTACATGGAAATCATGTGAAATGTGTAAAGATGCTCTTAG AAAGTGGGGCTGATCCAACAATTGAAACTGACTCTGGATATAATTCTATGGATCTAGCTGTAGCCCTAGGCTATAGAAGTG TTCAACAGGTTATTGAGTCACATTTGTTGAAGCTGCTTCAAAATATCAAGGAGTAG
- the ANKRA2 gene encoding ankyrin repeat family A protein 2 isoform X2 produces MKKIVKIFKIRLTLTWRWHLSYLKVESYAECNIHTSPSPGIQVRHVYTPSTTKHFSPIKQSTTLTNKHRGNEVSTTPLLANSLSVHQLAAQGEMLYLATRIEQENVINHTDEEGFTPLMWAAAHGQIAVVEFLLQNGADPQLLGKGRESALSLACSKGYTDIVKMLLDCGVDVNEYDWNGGTPLLYAVHGNHVKCVKMLLESGADPTIETDSGYNSMDLAVALGYRSVQQVIESHLLKLLQNIKE; encoded by the exons ATGAAGAAGATAGTAAAAATATTCAAGATCAGGTTAACTCTGACCTGGAGGTGGCATCTGTCCTATTTAAAGGTTGAAAGTTATG CTGAATGCAATATCCATACATCTCCTTCTCCGGGAATTCAAGTAAGGCATGTCTACACCCCCTCTACAACAAAGCATTTCTCACCCATAAAACAGTCAACTACTTTAACCAACAAACACAGAGGAAATGAGGTCTCTACCACACCTCTGTTAGCAAATT CTTTGTCTGTTCACCAGTTGGCTGCTCAGGGAGAGATGCTCTATCTGGCTACTCGTATCGAACAAG aaaatgttatCAATCACACGGATGAAGAAGGATTTACTCCTCTGATGTGGGCTGCAGCACACGGGCAAATAGCTGTGGTAGAGTTCCTACTTCAGAAT GGTGCTGATCCCCAACTTTTAGGAAAAGGTCGAGAAAGTGCACTGTCGTTGGCCTGTAGTAAAGGCTACACAGATATTGTCAAAATGCTGCTTGATTGTGGAGTTGATGTAAATGAATATGATTGG AATGGAGGAACACCTCTGCTTTATGCTGTACATGGAAATCATGTGAAATGTGTAAAGATGCTCTTAG AAAGTGGGGCTGATCCAACAATTGAAACTGACTCTGGATATAATTCTATGGATCTAGCTGTAGCCCTAGGCTATAGAAGTG TTCAACAGGTTATTGAGTCACATTTGTTGAAGCTGCTTCAAAATATCAAGGAGTAG